A region of uncultured Carboxylicivirga sp. DNA encodes the following proteins:
- a CDS encoding ABC transporter transmembrane domain-containing protein, whose amino-acid sequence MMTEVKKKKITRSGLKEAFQLYKFIKPYRLQYFIGILFLLGSSLASLAFPKLLGDLITAGSKGLLAEKINGLALIIGVVLILQSLFSYFRTYLFVKVTEKALADLRQFTFNHLIKLPLAFFERRRVGELNSRLSADISLLQESLTTTFAEFLRQLITIIGGIGAMVYILPKLTVFMLAVIPAVVLLAVVFGRFIRRYSKKAQSEVAESNTIVEETLQGIQSVKSYANEFLEMARYKKKTNEIAQVGVKGGVYRGAFSSFMVFGMFGALVAIIWRGATLISSGEMDAGELFSFVFYSGFIAGSIAGLASLFARIQRFLGATEDLFEITGEVVEDLEEIKEIEPSDRLKGRVEFRNLSFAYPTRPDTKVLKNVSFTIEPNQMVALVGASGAGKTTITSLLFRLHMVEEGMIWFDNKDAAFFPLSILRSQMALVPQDIFLFGGSIRENIAYGKPDALEEEIINAAKSANAWEFIEEFEEGLETIVGERGTQLSGGQRQRIAIARALLRNPRILILDEATSALDSHSEKLVQDALKTLMKGRTTIVIAHRLSTIKNADQIFVLDKGEIIEKGTHEELLSKDKGVYKKLSNLQGIEQQILS is encoded by the coding sequence ATGATGACTGAAGTTAAAAAGAAAAAAATCACTCGAAGCGGTCTCAAGGAGGCGTTTCAACTTTATAAATTTATTAAGCCATACAGGCTTCAATATTTCATAGGAATACTTTTTTTATTGGGATCGAGTCTTGCCTCTTTAGCTTTTCCAAAATTATTGGGAGATTTAATTACGGCCGGGAGTAAAGGTTTATTAGCTGAAAAAATAAATGGCTTAGCCTTAATTATTGGCGTTGTGCTAATATTACAATCTTTATTTTCGTATTTCAGAACTTATCTTTTTGTCAAAGTAACTGAAAAAGCATTAGCTGATCTTCGGCAATTTACTTTTAATCACCTGATAAAATTACCATTGGCCTTTTTTGAAAGGAGAAGAGTTGGAGAGTTAAATAGCAGGCTATCAGCTGATATTTCGTTGCTACAGGAGTCGTTAACTACTACTTTTGCTGAATTTCTACGACAATTAATTACAATAATAGGAGGTATAGGAGCAATGGTTTACATTCTCCCAAAACTTACCGTATTTATGTTGGCAGTTATTCCGGCAGTAGTGTTGTTGGCTGTTGTTTTTGGTCGTTTTATCAGGAGGTATTCAAAAAAAGCACAATCCGAAGTGGCAGAGTCTAATACTATTGTTGAAGAGACACTCCAGGGAATACAAAGTGTTAAATCTTATGCCAATGAGTTTTTAGAAATGGCCCGATATAAGAAGAAAACAAATGAAATTGCTCAGGTAGGAGTAAAAGGAGGGGTTTACCGTGGGGCTTTTAGTTCCTTTATGGTTTTTGGTATGTTTGGTGCTTTAGTGGCGATTATTTGGCGGGGAGCTACGTTGATTTCGTCGGGTGAAATGGATGCGGGTGAATTATTTTCCTTTGTTTTTTACTCTGGTTTTATTGCTGGTTCAATTGCCGGTTTAGCGAGTTTATTTGCACGGATTCAAAGATTTTTGGGAGCAACAGAAGATTTGTTTGAGATAACAGGTGAAGTGGTAGAAGATTTAGAAGAAATAAAAGAGATAGAGCCTTCTGATCGCCTGAAAGGTAGAGTTGAATTCCGAAATCTATCTTTTGCTTATCCGACCCGACCAGACACAAAGGTTTTAAAAAATGTAAGTTTTACTATCGAACCAAATCAAATGGTTGCCTTGGTTGGAGCCAGTGGAGCCGGAAAAACAACCATTACATCATTGCTGTTCAGATTACATATGGTAGAAGAAGGCATGATTTGGTTTGATAACAAGGATGCTGCATTTTTTCCACTTTCAATATTAAGATCACAGATGGCTTTGGTACCTCAGGATATATTCCTTTTTGGAGGATCAATAAGAGAAAATATTGCCTATGGTAAACCGGATGCATTGGAGGAAGAAATTATCAATGCAGCTAAAAGTGCCAATGCCTGGGAGTTTATTGAAGAATTTGAAGAAGGTTTAGAAACAATCGTAGGAGAGAGAGGTACTCAACTTTCAGGAGGACAAAGACAACGGATTGCAATAGCACGTGCATTATTACGTAATCCAAGAATCTTAATTTTAGATGAAGCAACTTCTGCTTTGGATTCTCATTCAGAAAAACTGGTTCAGGATGCTCTTAAAACTCTAATGAAGGGCAGAACAACTATAGTCATTGCTCATCGACTTTCAACCATTAAAAATGCAGATCAGATTTTCGTGTTGGATAAGGGAGAAATAATAGAGAAAGGAACACATGAAGAGTTGCTGTCAAAGGATAAGGGTGTGTATAAGAAGCTATCTAACCTGCAGGGTATTGAACAGCAAATATTATCCTGA